A stretch of the Nothobranchius furzeri strain GRZ-AD chromosome 5, NfurGRZ-RIMD1, whole genome shotgun sequence genome encodes the following:
- the LOC107379040 gene encoding gamma-aminobutyric acid type B receptor subunit 2 isoform X2 — protein MGGFGWVQEGLKLLLVCWLAGGSVLALVRHPVPVLLMMPVSPGPGRENLMARLVPAVRLALQDLEKQPPPLGNYEIQFQLLDSQCDPAKALKVLFDTLWAGPRYLLLFGGMCPPVTALIARALPALSLVQVSFVAPPPSQSNKKWYRNLFSTAPSVRNLNQAAVKLLQRYKWRRIGLVTEEEPGLTEMKKDLIRQLLKADVQLVAAENFSDDACSSLKELKKRDVRIIIALFEDGSVSEVLCCAYRLNLFGPRYQWIFAAGGTAGWRLGWQPSHCSAHNLLMAADGSFRLQARDFSTRNTPGVSGRTPHDFQESYLKQLMQEGSEGSPHHTFAYDAVWVAARALSQVMEAVKLREKYGAQRNVTVSEEEEVKMLIEAVKNTQFEGVTGSVSFRNGDRMTSIELIQFQGDSGVLVGEFNTSNQQLRLMNHLLKFKGPGPAKDQTLVHLHHHHISLLLYTTVSSAAAVTIFITLIILCFIIIKHKHWLLSSNTSSWDKLLLVGLLLSSTSVLLSGLDGASLPEEVFNILCSARLWTLSVGHTVGFSVLLAKTWRVYFFCNIRQRNHMQPGLLLLWMFLLDVLILTSWQVMDPLRWVVLHHSSEEYLDDQDVIIRSYSKLCSSTNMEQWLTAVYGYKTPVMGFGCFLAWSIRTADLGPSAASSKLLILSVFSVTLFSMSGVMGALLTSHDPPVQFCLSSILILSCNLFILSGLFGPQICLVLSSSRKLQQSAELQDEAADEEDEDRLRRMNEELKSQSAQLDVQVETINLQLSEMIQDEAGGKLGPELSSRMSAHEVQVCSYSKHLQEKASSPVDINSPEHVQRRLSVQLPILHHSYLAMIGGVSSSSSSLFSSRDVFMHHHEDFLYG, from the exons ATGGGTGGGTTTGGATGGGTTCAGGAAGGGCTGAAGCTACTGCTGGTCTGCTGGCTGGCAGGCGGATCAGTGCTGGCTCTGGTCCGGCACCCTGTGCCCGTGCTGTTGATGATGCCGGTCAGCCCTGGGCCAGGTCGAGAGAACCTGATGGCCAGACTGGTTCCAGCTGTCAGACTGGCTCTGCAGGACCTGGAGAAACAGCCACCACCACTGGGAAACTATGAGATCCAGTTCCAGCTGCTGGACTCACAG TGTGATCCTGCTAAAGCTCTAAAAGTCCTGTTTGACaccttgtgggcggggcctaggtACCTGTTACTGTTTGGGGGGATGTGTCCACCCGTAACGGCGCTCATCGCTCGTGCTCTGCCTGCTCTCAGCCTGGTTCAA GTGTCCTTTGTGGCCCCGCCCCCCAGCCAATCCAACAAGAAGTGGTACAGGAACCTGTTCAGCACAGCTCCTTCAGTTCGAAATCTGAACCAGGCCGCAGTGAAGCTGCTGCAGCGATACAAGTGGAGGCGAATCGGGCTGGTTACAGAGGAAGAACCTGGGTTGACTGAG ATGAAGAAGGATCTGATCCGACAGCTGCTGAAGGCCGACGTTCAGCTCGTTGCTGCAGAAAACTTCTCTGACGATGCCTGCAGCAGCCTGAAGGAGCTGAAG AAACGAGATGTACGCATCATCATCGCCTTATTTGAGGATGGTTCTGTGTCTGAAGTGCTCTGCTGC GCCTACCGACTAAACCTGTTTGGACCTCGGTACCAGTGGATTTTTGCAGCTGGAGGAACAGCTGGATGGAGGCTGGGATGGCAGCCATCACATTGCTCTGCTCACAACCTGTTGATGGCGGCCGATGGATCCTTCAGGCTACAGGCCCGAGACTTCAGCACCAGAAACACACCAGGAGTCTCTGGACGG ACTCCTCATGACTTCCAGGAGTCCTACCTCAAGCAGCTGATGCAGGAGGGGTCAGAGGGCAGCCCTCACCACACCTTTGCCTATGATGCAGTTTGGGTCGCTGCCAGGGCGCTAAGTCAGGTGATGGAAGCGGTGAAACTCCGAGAGAAATATGGAGCTCAGAGAAATGTGACGGTCAGTGAGGAAGAGGAGGTCAAGATGCTGATAGAGGCTGTGAAGAACACACAGTTCGAAGGAGTCACT GGCTCAGTTTCGTTCCGTAATGGGGACAGAATGACGTCCATTGAGCTGATCCAGTTTCAGG gtGACAGTGGTGTGCTGGTAGGAGAGTTTAACACAAGCAACCAGCAGCTCCGACTGATGAACCACCTGCTCAAGTTCAAAG GTCCAGGTCCAGCTAAAGACCAGACTCTGGTCCACCTGCACCACCACCACATCAGCCTCCTTCTTTACACCACGGTGTCATCAGCTGCTGCTGTAACCATCTTCATCACTCTGATCATCCTCTGCTTCATCATCATCAAACACAAACACTG gctGCTGAGCTCCAACACCTCCTCCTGGGACAAGCTGCTCCTGGTGGGCCTCCTGCTGTCCTCCACCTCAGTCCTCCTCTCCGGACTGGATGGTGCCTCGCTCCCAGAAGAAGTCTTTAACATTCTCTGTTCT GCCCGTTTGTGGACTCTCTCTGTGGGGCACACGGTGGGCTTCTCGGTTCTGCTCGCCAAGACCTGGAGGGTCTACTTCTTCTGCAACATCAGGCAGAGG AATCACATGCAGCCGGGGCTCCTTCTGCTCTGGATGTTCCTGCTGGATGTTCTTATTCTGACCTCCTGGCAAGTCATGGACCCCCTCAGATGGGTGGTGCTTCACCACAGCTCAGAG GAATACCTTGATGATCAGGACGTCATCATCCGCTCATATTCTAAACTCTGCAGCAGCACCAACATGGAGCAGTGGCTCACAGCTGTGTATGGATACAAAACACCTgtgatg GGTTTTGGTTGTTTCCTGGCCTGGAGCATCAGGACAGCAGATCTGGGTCCTTCTGCCGCCAGCAGTAAGCTCCTCATCCTCAGCGTGTTTTCTGTGACGCTGTTCAGCATGTCGGGTGTGATGGGAGCTCTGCTGACATCCCATGATCCTCCTGTTCAGTTCTGTCTGAGCAGCATCCTCATCCTCAGCTGTAACCTCTTCATCCTGAGTGGTCTGTTCGGACCTCAG atTTGTTTAGTTTTATCAAGCAGCAGGAAGCTGCAGCAATCAGCTGAGCTGCAGGATGAAGCAGCAGATGAGGAAGATGAGGACCGGCTGAGAAGGATGAATGAGGAGCTGAAGAGTCAAAGCGCTCAG CTGGATGTCCAGGTAGAAACCATCAACTTGCAGCTCTCTGAGATGATTCAGGATGAAGCAGGAGGAAAACTTG GACCTGAACTCAGTTCTCGGATGTCAGCTCATGAAGTTCAGGTCTGTTCTTACAGCAAACACCTGCAGGAAAAAGCGTCAAGTCCAGTCGACATCAACTCTCCTGAACA
- the LOC107379040 gene encoding gamma-aminobutyric acid type B receptor subunit 2 isoform X1, producing MGGFGWVQEGLKLLLVCWLAGGSVLALVRHPVPVLLMMPVSPGPGRENLMARLVPAVRLALQDLEKQPPPLGNYEIQFQLLDSQCDPAKALKVLFDTLWAGPRYLLLFGGMCPPVTALIARALPALSLVQVSFVAPPPSQSNKKWYRNLFSTAPSVRNLNQAAVKLLQRYKWRRIGLVTEEEPGLTEMKKDLIRQLLKADVQLVAAENFSDDACSSLKELKKRDVRIIIALFEDGSVSEVLCCAYRLNLFGPRYQWIFAAGGTAGWRLGWQPSHCSAHNLLMAADGSFRLQARDFSTRNTPGVSGRTPHDFQESYLKQLMQEGSEGSPHHTFAYDAVWVAARALSQVMEAVKLREKYGAQRNVTVSEEEEVKMLIEAVKNTQFEGVTGSVSFRNGDRMTSIELIQFQGDSGVLVGEFNTSNQQLRLMNHLLKFKGPGPAKDQTLVHLHHHHISLLLYTTVSSAAAVTIFITLIILCFIIIKHKHWLLSSNTSSWDKLLLVGLLLSSTSVLLSGLDGASLPEEVFNILCSARLWTLSVGHTVGFSVLLAKTWRVYFFCNIRQRQNHMQPGLLLLWMFLLDVLILTSWQVMDPLRWVVLHHSSEEYLDDQDVIIRSYSKLCSSTNMEQWLTAVYGYKTPVMGFGCFLAWSIRTADLGPSAASSKLLILSVFSVTLFSMSGVMGALLTSHDPPVQFCLSSILILSCNLFILSGLFGPQICLVLSSSRKLQQSAELQDEAADEEDEDRLRRMNEELKSQSAQLDVQVETINLQLSEMIQDEAGGKLGPELSSRMSAHEVQVCSYSKHLQEKASSPVDINSPEHVQRRLSVQLPILHHSYLAMIGGVSSSSSSLFSSRDVFMHHHEDFLYG from the exons ATGGGTGGGTTTGGATGGGTTCAGGAAGGGCTGAAGCTACTGCTGGTCTGCTGGCTGGCAGGCGGATCAGTGCTGGCTCTGGTCCGGCACCCTGTGCCCGTGCTGTTGATGATGCCGGTCAGCCCTGGGCCAGGTCGAGAGAACCTGATGGCCAGACTGGTTCCAGCTGTCAGACTGGCTCTGCAGGACCTGGAGAAACAGCCACCACCACTGGGAAACTATGAGATCCAGTTCCAGCTGCTGGACTCACAG TGTGATCCTGCTAAAGCTCTAAAAGTCCTGTTTGACaccttgtgggcggggcctaggtACCTGTTACTGTTTGGGGGGATGTGTCCACCCGTAACGGCGCTCATCGCTCGTGCTCTGCCTGCTCTCAGCCTGGTTCAA GTGTCCTTTGTGGCCCCGCCCCCCAGCCAATCCAACAAGAAGTGGTACAGGAACCTGTTCAGCACAGCTCCTTCAGTTCGAAATCTGAACCAGGCCGCAGTGAAGCTGCTGCAGCGATACAAGTGGAGGCGAATCGGGCTGGTTACAGAGGAAGAACCTGGGTTGACTGAG ATGAAGAAGGATCTGATCCGACAGCTGCTGAAGGCCGACGTTCAGCTCGTTGCTGCAGAAAACTTCTCTGACGATGCCTGCAGCAGCCTGAAGGAGCTGAAG AAACGAGATGTACGCATCATCATCGCCTTATTTGAGGATGGTTCTGTGTCTGAAGTGCTCTGCTGC GCCTACCGACTAAACCTGTTTGGACCTCGGTACCAGTGGATTTTTGCAGCTGGAGGAACAGCTGGATGGAGGCTGGGATGGCAGCCATCACATTGCTCTGCTCACAACCTGTTGATGGCGGCCGATGGATCCTTCAGGCTACAGGCCCGAGACTTCAGCACCAGAAACACACCAGGAGTCTCTGGACGG ACTCCTCATGACTTCCAGGAGTCCTACCTCAAGCAGCTGATGCAGGAGGGGTCAGAGGGCAGCCCTCACCACACCTTTGCCTATGATGCAGTTTGGGTCGCTGCCAGGGCGCTAAGTCAGGTGATGGAAGCGGTGAAACTCCGAGAGAAATATGGAGCTCAGAGAAATGTGACGGTCAGTGAGGAAGAGGAGGTCAAGATGCTGATAGAGGCTGTGAAGAACACACAGTTCGAAGGAGTCACT GGCTCAGTTTCGTTCCGTAATGGGGACAGAATGACGTCCATTGAGCTGATCCAGTTTCAGG gtGACAGTGGTGTGCTGGTAGGAGAGTTTAACACAAGCAACCAGCAGCTCCGACTGATGAACCACCTGCTCAAGTTCAAAG GTCCAGGTCCAGCTAAAGACCAGACTCTGGTCCACCTGCACCACCACCACATCAGCCTCCTTCTTTACACCACGGTGTCATCAGCTGCTGCTGTAACCATCTTCATCACTCTGATCATCCTCTGCTTCATCATCATCAAACACAAACACTG gctGCTGAGCTCCAACACCTCCTCCTGGGACAAGCTGCTCCTGGTGGGCCTCCTGCTGTCCTCCACCTCAGTCCTCCTCTCCGGACTGGATGGTGCCTCGCTCCCAGAAGAAGTCTTTAACATTCTCTGTTCT GCCCGTTTGTGGACTCTCTCTGTGGGGCACACGGTGGGCTTCTCGGTTCTGCTCGCCAAGACCTGGAGGGTCTACTTCTTCTGCAACATCAGGCAGAGG CAGAATCACATGCAGCCGGGGCTCCTTCTGCTCTGGATGTTCCTGCTGGATGTTCTTATTCTGACCTCCTGGCAAGTCATGGACCCCCTCAGATGGGTGGTGCTTCACCACAGCTCAGAG GAATACCTTGATGATCAGGACGTCATCATCCGCTCATATTCTAAACTCTGCAGCAGCACCAACATGGAGCAGTGGCTCACAGCTGTGTATGGATACAAAACACCTgtgatg GGTTTTGGTTGTTTCCTGGCCTGGAGCATCAGGACAGCAGATCTGGGTCCTTCTGCCGCCAGCAGTAAGCTCCTCATCCTCAGCGTGTTTTCTGTGACGCTGTTCAGCATGTCGGGTGTGATGGGAGCTCTGCTGACATCCCATGATCCTCCTGTTCAGTTCTGTCTGAGCAGCATCCTCATCCTCAGCTGTAACCTCTTCATCCTGAGTGGTCTGTTCGGACCTCAG atTTGTTTAGTTTTATCAAGCAGCAGGAAGCTGCAGCAATCAGCTGAGCTGCAGGATGAAGCAGCAGATGAGGAAGATGAGGACCGGCTGAGAAGGATGAATGAGGAGCTGAAGAGTCAAAGCGCTCAG CTGGATGTCCAGGTAGAAACCATCAACTTGCAGCTCTCTGAGATGATTCAGGATGAAGCAGGAGGAAAACTTG GACCTGAACTCAGTTCTCGGATGTCAGCTCATGAAGTTCAGGTCTGTTCTTACAGCAAACACCTGCAGGAAAAAGCGTCAAGTCCAGTCGACATCAACTCTCCTGAACA
- the LOC107379040 gene encoding gamma-aminobutyric acid type B receptor subunit 2 isoform X3 translates to MGGFGWVQEGLKLLLVCWLAGGSVLALVRHPVPVLLMMPVSPGPGRENLMARLVPAVRLALQDLEKQPPPLGNYEIQFQLLDSQCDPAKALKVLFDTLWAGPRYLLLFGGMCPPVTALIARALPALSLVQVSFVAPPPSQSNKKWYRNLFSTAPSVRNLNQAAVKLLQRYKWRRIGLVTEEEPGLTEMKKDLIRQLLKADVQLVAAENFSDDACSSLKELKKRDVRIIIALFEDGSVSEVLCCAYRLNLFGPRYQWIFAAGGTAGWRLGWQPSHCSAHNLLMAADGSFRLQARDFSTRNTPGVSGRTPHDFQESYLKQLMQEGSEGSPHHTFAYDAVWVAARALSQVMEAVKLREKYGAQRNVTVSEEEEVKMLIEAVKNTQFEGVTGSVSFRNGDRMTSIELIQFQGDSGVLVGEFNTSNQQLRLMNHLLKFKGPGPAKDQTLVHLHHHHISLLLYTTVSSAAAVTIFITLIILCFIIIKHKHWLLSSNTSSWDKLLLVGLLLSSTSVLLSGLDGASLPEEVFNILCSARLWTLSVGHTVGFSVLLAKTWRVYFFCNIRQRQNHMQPGLLLLWMFLLDVLILTSWQVMDPLRWVVLHHSSEEYLDDQDVIIRSYSKLCSSTNMEQWLTAVYGYKTPVMGFGCFLAWSIRTADLGPSAASSKLLILSVFSVTLFSMSGVMGALLTSHDPPVQFCLSSILILSCNLFILSGLFGPQICLVLSSSRKLQQSAELQDEAADEEDEDRLRRMNEELKSQSAQVESAGCPGRNHQLAAL, encoded by the exons ATGGGTGGGTTTGGATGGGTTCAGGAAGGGCTGAAGCTACTGCTGGTCTGCTGGCTGGCAGGCGGATCAGTGCTGGCTCTGGTCCGGCACCCTGTGCCCGTGCTGTTGATGATGCCGGTCAGCCCTGGGCCAGGTCGAGAGAACCTGATGGCCAGACTGGTTCCAGCTGTCAGACTGGCTCTGCAGGACCTGGAGAAACAGCCACCACCACTGGGAAACTATGAGATCCAGTTCCAGCTGCTGGACTCACAG TGTGATCCTGCTAAAGCTCTAAAAGTCCTGTTTGACaccttgtgggcggggcctaggtACCTGTTACTGTTTGGGGGGATGTGTCCACCCGTAACGGCGCTCATCGCTCGTGCTCTGCCTGCTCTCAGCCTGGTTCAA GTGTCCTTTGTGGCCCCGCCCCCCAGCCAATCCAACAAGAAGTGGTACAGGAACCTGTTCAGCACAGCTCCTTCAGTTCGAAATCTGAACCAGGCCGCAGTGAAGCTGCTGCAGCGATACAAGTGGAGGCGAATCGGGCTGGTTACAGAGGAAGAACCTGGGTTGACTGAG ATGAAGAAGGATCTGATCCGACAGCTGCTGAAGGCCGACGTTCAGCTCGTTGCTGCAGAAAACTTCTCTGACGATGCCTGCAGCAGCCTGAAGGAGCTGAAG AAACGAGATGTACGCATCATCATCGCCTTATTTGAGGATGGTTCTGTGTCTGAAGTGCTCTGCTGC GCCTACCGACTAAACCTGTTTGGACCTCGGTACCAGTGGATTTTTGCAGCTGGAGGAACAGCTGGATGGAGGCTGGGATGGCAGCCATCACATTGCTCTGCTCACAACCTGTTGATGGCGGCCGATGGATCCTTCAGGCTACAGGCCCGAGACTTCAGCACCAGAAACACACCAGGAGTCTCTGGACGG ACTCCTCATGACTTCCAGGAGTCCTACCTCAAGCAGCTGATGCAGGAGGGGTCAGAGGGCAGCCCTCACCACACCTTTGCCTATGATGCAGTTTGGGTCGCTGCCAGGGCGCTAAGTCAGGTGATGGAAGCGGTGAAACTCCGAGAGAAATATGGAGCTCAGAGAAATGTGACGGTCAGTGAGGAAGAGGAGGTCAAGATGCTGATAGAGGCTGTGAAGAACACACAGTTCGAAGGAGTCACT GGCTCAGTTTCGTTCCGTAATGGGGACAGAATGACGTCCATTGAGCTGATCCAGTTTCAGG gtGACAGTGGTGTGCTGGTAGGAGAGTTTAACACAAGCAACCAGCAGCTCCGACTGATGAACCACCTGCTCAAGTTCAAAG GTCCAGGTCCAGCTAAAGACCAGACTCTGGTCCACCTGCACCACCACCACATCAGCCTCCTTCTTTACACCACGGTGTCATCAGCTGCTGCTGTAACCATCTTCATCACTCTGATCATCCTCTGCTTCATCATCATCAAACACAAACACTG gctGCTGAGCTCCAACACCTCCTCCTGGGACAAGCTGCTCCTGGTGGGCCTCCTGCTGTCCTCCACCTCAGTCCTCCTCTCCGGACTGGATGGTGCCTCGCTCCCAGAAGAAGTCTTTAACATTCTCTGTTCT GCCCGTTTGTGGACTCTCTCTGTGGGGCACACGGTGGGCTTCTCGGTTCTGCTCGCCAAGACCTGGAGGGTCTACTTCTTCTGCAACATCAGGCAGAGG CAGAATCACATGCAGCCGGGGCTCCTTCTGCTCTGGATGTTCCTGCTGGATGTTCTTATTCTGACCTCCTGGCAAGTCATGGACCCCCTCAGATGGGTGGTGCTTCACCACAGCTCAGAG GAATACCTTGATGATCAGGACGTCATCATCCGCTCATATTCTAAACTCTGCAGCAGCACCAACATGGAGCAGTGGCTCACAGCTGTGTATGGATACAAAACACCTgtgatg GGTTTTGGTTGTTTCCTGGCCTGGAGCATCAGGACAGCAGATCTGGGTCCTTCTGCCGCCAGCAGTAAGCTCCTCATCCTCAGCGTGTTTTCTGTGACGCTGTTCAGCATGTCGGGTGTGATGGGAGCTCTGCTGACATCCCATGATCCTCCTGTTCAGTTCTGTCTGAGCAGCATCCTCATCCTCAGCTGTAACCTCTTCATCCTGAGTGGTCTGTTCGGACCTCAG atTTGTTTAGTTTTATCAAGCAGCAGGAAGCTGCAGCAATCAGCTGAGCTGCAGGATGAAGCAGCAGATGAGGAAGATGAGGACCGGCTGAGAAGGATGAATGAGGAGCTGAAGAGTCAAAGCGCTCAGGTGGAGTCGG CTGGATGTCCAGGTAGAAACCATCAACTTGCAGCTCTCTGA
- the rpp25l gene encoding ribonuclease P protein subunit p25-like protein isoform X1: MSRATSVTQMENYGKARTVERPSVCPFTDLCPDTPEVRVKDGSKIRNLLRFALSRLEASPSRAEEEGRPTPEEGSEEPPGRPLCKQIVFTAVGKGVSKAITCAEIVKRRLKGLHQVTKLTYSSVVEVWEPLEPAAGLDSLTVNRNLPAIWILLSREPLDSNQPGYQAPGRYDALWAPTASKEEGGGPTGQRAGHRRKRGGWGGGRGGGRGRGKGTGR, from the exons ATGTCTAGAGCAACCTCTGTTACGCAG ATGGAGAATTACGGTAAAGCGCGGACCGTAGAGCGGCCTTCAGTCTGTCCGTTTACCGACCTCTGCCCCGACACCCCGGAGGTGCGAGTTAAAGATGGAAGCAAGATCCGCAACCTGCTGCGCTTTGCTCTGAGTCGCCTGGAGGCCAGTCCCTCACGAGCTGAGGAGGAGGGACGGCCCACACCTGAGGAAGGAAGCGAAGAACCACCGGGCCGGCCGCTCTGTAAACAGATCGTGTTTACCGCCGTTGGGAAGGGTGTCTCCAAAGCCATCACCTGTGCAGAGATTGTGAAGCGGCGCCTCAAGGGGCTCCACCAGGTCACCAAGCTCACCTACAGCTCCGTGGTGGAGGTGTGGGAGCCGCTGGAGCCTGCTGCCGGCCTCGACAGCCTCACCGTCAACAGGAACCTGCCTGCCATCTGGATCCTCCTCTCCAGGGAGCCACTGGACTCCAACCAGCCAGGATACCAGGCGCCCGGCCGCTATGACGCCCTCTGGGCTCCGACCGCCAGCAAGGAGGAAGGTGGCGGGCCAACGGGACAGCGAGCTGGACACCGCAGGAAGAGAGGAGGATGGGGAGGAGGACGGGGAGGAGGCAGAGGCAGAGGGAAGGGGACCGGCCGTTAA
- the rpp25l gene encoding ribonuclease P protein subunit p25-like protein isoform X2, producing MENYGKARTVERPSVCPFTDLCPDTPEVRVKDGSKIRNLLRFALSRLEASPSRAEEEGRPTPEEGSEEPPGRPLCKQIVFTAVGKGVSKAITCAEIVKRRLKGLHQVTKLTYSSVVEVWEPLEPAAGLDSLTVNRNLPAIWILLSREPLDSNQPGYQAPGRYDALWAPTASKEEGGGPTGQRAGHRRKRGGWGGGRGGGRGRGKGTGR from the coding sequence ATGGAGAATTACGGTAAAGCGCGGACCGTAGAGCGGCCTTCAGTCTGTCCGTTTACCGACCTCTGCCCCGACACCCCGGAGGTGCGAGTTAAAGATGGAAGCAAGATCCGCAACCTGCTGCGCTTTGCTCTGAGTCGCCTGGAGGCCAGTCCCTCACGAGCTGAGGAGGAGGGACGGCCCACACCTGAGGAAGGAAGCGAAGAACCACCGGGCCGGCCGCTCTGTAAACAGATCGTGTTTACCGCCGTTGGGAAGGGTGTCTCCAAAGCCATCACCTGTGCAGAGATTGTGAAGCGGCGCCTCAAGGGGCTCCACCAGGTCACCAAGCTCACCTACAGCTCCGTGGTGGAGGTGTGGGAGCCGCTGGAGCCTGCTGCCGGCCTCGACAGCCTCACCGTCAACAGGAACCTGCCTGCCATCTGGATCCTCCTCTCCAGGGAGCCACTGGACTCCAACCAGCCAGGATACCAGGCGCCCGGCCGCTATGACGCCCTCTGGGCTCCGACCGCCAGCAAGGAGGAAGGTGGCGGGCCAACGGGACAGCGAGCTGGACACCGCAGGAAGAGAGGAGGATGGGGAGGAGGACGGGGAGGAGGCAGAGGCAGAGGGAAGGGGACCGGCCGTTAA